The nucleotide sequence TTTCCAGGCTCAAAAAAAGGCCCTGGCAGAGCAATTGGCTTCCCTTCCGGAGATCTGCAGCCAGGAATTAAGACAACTGTATGCAGAATGGGAACAGGGAGAATCTAAGGAAGCGGTTGTGGCAAAAGACGCCGATGTATTGGAGTGCTTGATCCAGGCAAAGGAATACCAGGCTCAAGGCTGCTCTTCTGTACAGGAGTGGATCAACAACGCGGCCTCTCGGCTTCAAACCGCCTCTGCCAGGGCCCTTGCCCAAAGCTGTATGGAGCAGGACCCAAAGGAATGGTGGCATCAGATGAGGGATTGAGCCCAGTTCCTTTGAGGCCCAAGCAGAGCCTCTCTCAGAAAACTCAACCACCTGTACTGGATTTTCCTGGCGGGTACGGCTGATTTCGAGCTTTTTCAGTTCAAAAACTGCTCTTGTTCAAGATGAAAAGGAGCTATTTGGTCAT is from bacterium and encodes:
- a CDS encoding HD domain-containing protein, producing the protein MFKDSAAEVITQMRALARFFYEAGLLKRIKRSGWWVAGVKDPESVAEHSFRTALLGYVLALLEGADPLRTAAICILHDFPEARIGDLHRLNDRYLDSFQAQKKALAEQLASLPEICSQELRQLYAEWEQGESKEAVVAKDADVLECLIQAKEYQAQGCSSVQEWINNAASRLQTASARALAQSCMEQDPKEWWHQMRD